From the Nodularia sp. NIES-3585 genome, one window contains:
- a CDS encoding transposase: MTQKLIKSDFSELDLLQTIEPKGIADESMRQTVEVLLNLIEQLQSKVKGLESENQRLRDENNRLKGEQGQPEIKAKNKKGFNNKHSSEEERKTPKKHSKGSKNQTIKIDREQILEYPQDKLPEDAKFKGYEEVIVQNIILETDNVLFRKEKYYSALEKKTYLAELPCGYEGEFGPGIKTLVISLYYGGNMTQGKLLEFLEDIGISMSAGYLSNLLIKNHTDFESEKTEVYSAGLASSPWQHFDQTAARVAGVNYTTNVVCNPLYTVYLTTAKKDRLSVLLGLQNGRELEFILNQLTSELLENFQLPTKWKNALKLLPQETVLSQGQFNTLLDIYLPKLGSQQRTRIMEAAAITFYHQQTDWPVVQTLVCDDAPQFKLLTDNIALCWVHEGRHYKKLSPFIACHQKSLDEFLDKFWKYYRKLLAYRDSPHQQQADELRAEFWTLFSTDSGYEQLDERKRLTRLKISELLRVLEHPELPLHNNPAELAARTMVQRRNISYATQTLEGTQAWDTFMSLVATTRKLGISFFEYIRDRISQVGNIPSLGSIIREKSVLNPFGCSWVLE, from the coding sequence ATGACGCAAAAGCTTATTAAGAGTGACTTTTCCGAATTAGATTTGCTGCAAACCATCGAGCCAAAAGGGATTGCAGACGAATCCATGCGTCAGACAGTAGAGGTATTATTGAACCTCATCGAGCAATTACAATCAAAAGTAAAAGGCTTAGAGTCAGAGAATCAACGGTTAAGAGATGAAAATAATCGGCTCAAGGGAGAACAAGGTCAGCCAGAGATAAAAGCCAAGAACAAGAAAGGCTTTAATAACAAGCACTCATCAGAAGAAGAAAGAAAAACCCCAAAAAAGCACTCCAAGGGCAGTAAAAATCAAACAATTAAAATAGACCGGGAACAAATACTAGAATATCCCCAAGACAAACTACCAGAAGATGCAAAGTTTAAAGGGTATGAAGAAGTAATTGTCCAAAACATCATCCTGGAAACCGACAACGTACTATTCCGCAAAGAGAAATACTACTCAGCTTTAGAAAAGAAAACTTATCTAGCAGAACTGCCTTGCGGTTACGAAGGAGAATTTGGACCAGGAATAAAAACCTTAGTTATCAGCTTGTACTACGGGGGTAACATGACCCAAGGCAAGTTGTTAGAATTCTTAGAGGATATAGGCATTTCCATGTCAGCAGGCTATTTATCAAACCTACTGATTAAAAACCATACTGATTTTGAAAGTGAGAAAACCGAAGTATATTCAGCAGGACTAGCGAGCAGTCCTTGGCAGCACTTTGACCAGACTGCTGCTCGCGTTGCTGGGGTGAACTACACAACTAATGTAGTGTGTAACCCTTTGTATACAGTCTACTTGACAACTGCCAAGAAAGACCGATTGAGTGTACTACTGGGATTGCAAAATGGAAGAGAACTTGAATTTATCCTCAATCAACTTACAAGTGAGTTGTTGGAAAATTTCCAACTTCCGACTAAATGGAAGAATGCTCTCAAACTATTACCTCAAGAAACTGTATTGAGTCAGGGACAATTTAATACTCTACTTGATATATATCTGCCCAAACTGGGTTCCCAACAACGTACCCGAATCATGGAAGCCGCCGCTATTACTTTCTATCATCAGCAAACTGATTGGCCTGTGGTGCAAACTCTCGTCTGCGATGATGCCCCCCAATTCAAATTACTGACTGATAATATAGCTTTGTGTTGGGTACATGAGGGACGACATTACAAAAAATTGAGTCCGTTTATTGCTTGTCACCAAAAGAGTTTAGATGAATTTCTGGATAAGTTCTGGAAATATTACCGGAAATTATTAGCTTATCGAGATTCTCCCCATCAACAGCAAGCTGACGAACTTAGAGCAGAATTTTGGACACTTTTTTCCACAGACAGTGGTTATGAACAGTTGGATGAGCGAAAACGATTAACGCGCCTGAAAATTTCGGAATTGCTCAGAGTTTTAGAGCATCCTGAATTACCTTTGCACAATAATCCGGCGGAGTTAGCTGCTCGGACGATGGTACAACGGCGTAATATTAGTTATGCAACTCAGACTCTTGAGGGTACTCAGGCTTGGGATACTTTTATGTCTCTTGTTGCCACTACTCGTAAGTTGGGTATCAGCTTTTTTGAATATATCCGTGACCGCATTTCTCAGGTGGGAAATATTCCCTCTTTGGGGTCTATTATTCGCGAAAAATCTGTTCTCAACCCCTTTGGTTGCTCATGGGTTCTTGAATAA
- the ahcY gene encoding adenosylhomocysteinase yields MTATSPRLKHEVKDLALAPLGRQRIDWAGREMPVLKQIRDRFAKEKPFVGLRLVACSHVTTETAHLAIALKAGGADAILIASNPLSTQDDVAASLVADHEIPVFAQKGEDNATYNRHVQIALDHRPNIIIDDGSDVVAELVQNRQHQIADLIGSTEETTTGIVRLRAMFNDGVLTFPAMNVNDADTKHFFDNRYGTGQSTLDGIIRATNILLAGKNIVVVGYGWCGKGTALRARGMGGNVIVTEIDPIKAIEAVMDGFRVLPMAEAATYGDIFITVTGNKHVIRGEHFDVMKDGAIVCNSGHFDLELDLKYLASKAKEIKDVRPFTEEYKLTSGKSVVVLGQGRLINLAAAEGHPSAVMDMSFANQALAVEYLVKNKGKLSPGLHSIPVEVDQEIARLKLEAMGIHIDTLTADQIEYINSWTSGT; encoded by the coding sequence ATGACTGCAACTTCTCCCCGATTAAAGCACGAGGTTAAAGACCTCGCCCTAGCTCCCTTGGGAAGACAACGCATAGACTGGGCTGGACGCGAGATGCCTGTATTGAAGCAGATTCGCGATCGCTTTGCCAAAGAAAAGCCTTTTGTCGGATTACGCCTTGTAGCTTGTTCCCACGTCACCACAGAAACAGCACATTTGGCGATCGCCTTAAAAGCTGGTGGTGCTGATGCAATTTTGATTGCAAGTAATCCCTTATCAACTCAAGACGACGTAGCAGCAAGTCTCGTCGCTGATCACGAAATTCCCGTATTTGCTCAAAAAGGTGAAGATAACGCCACCTATAACCGCCACGTACAAATCGCCCTAGATCATCGCCCCAACATCATCATTGATGACGGTAGCGACGTGGTAGCAGAATTGGTGCAAAACCGTCAACACCAAATTGCTGATTTGATTGGTAGCACCGAAGAAACCACAACTGGTATTGTTCGTTTACGCGCCATGTTCAACGATGGGGTTCTCACCTTCCCCGCCATGAACGTCAACGACGCAGACACCAAGCACTTCTTTGATAATCGCTATGGTACTGGGCAATCAACCCTAGATGGCATTATCCGTGCGACAAATATTTTGTTGGCTGGGAAGAATATTGTCGTTGTTGGTTATGGCTGGTGTGGTAAGGGTACTGCATTGCGCGCCCGTGGAATGGGTGGTAATGTCATCGTTACCGAAATCGACCCCATCAAGGCAATTGAAGCCGTTATGGATGGTTTCCGTGTGCTACCAATGGCAGAAGCTGCCACCTATGGTGATATCTTTATTACTGTGACAGGTAACAAGCACGTAATTCGTGGTGAACACTTCGATGTCATGAAAGACGGTGCGATCGTTTGTAACTCCGGTCACTTTGATTTAGAACTTGATTTAAAATACTTAGCTTCTAAAGCCAAGGAAATTAAAGATGTCCGTCCTTTCACTGAAGAGTATAAATTGACCAGTGGTAAGTCAGTTGTGGTTTTAGGACAAGGACGTTTGATTAACTTAGCTGCTGCTGAAGGACACCCCAGCGCAGTTATGGACATGAGTTTTGCTAACCAAGCGTTGGCTGTGGAATACCTGGTGAAGAATAAAGGTAAATTGTCACCTGGTTTACACTCTATTCCTGTAGAAGTTGATCAAGAAATTGCTCGTTTGAAGTTGGAAGCTATGGGTATTCACATTGATACTCTGACAGCAGACCAAATTGAGTACATCAATTCCTGGACTTCTGGAACCTAA
- a CDS encoding mechanosensitive ion channel family protein produces the protein MAIAVVFMPKASAQIPILPFLQSPDGGSSEADNRTVSGWIYLDGYEVFQIAATRSNLSERSRNIQQSLNLIRQSYLSSSERAIDIETQTQNGLPVIYVNGQYLMTVTTEDARLRREEPAISAIQITEQLKRALQRSSRERTTDILIRQGRVAGGIGLLIVVISGGVYYFQRRSKQKSTHPILPIADNAQQLTTQLNQQQDKDIQEVKKRLFQITQAGIWGSGIVLILGLFPYTRAFQVGILSAAQIPLRLGIVVLGVYVAIRFTYALIDRFTSTLISSGVLLNSEANKRMELRVSTFSGVTKSITTGILLGVGILLSLVALGIDIVPLLAGAGLIGVALSLASQSLIKDAINGFLVIVEDQYALGDVIVVGEVGGLVENLNLRITQLRDAEGRLITIPNSEIKVVANLSSRWSRADLTIPVAYQNNIDDALQLLNQVGLEMNQDPYWKRLIIAPPEVLGIDNFGDRGLMIRVWIKTLPLKQWDVGREFRRRLKVTFDHAGFSIPVPQQGIWLNEGQSLHSEVNGKSE, from the coding sequence ATGGCGATCGCTGTGGTTTTTATGCCAAAAGCTTCAGCTCAAATTCCCATTTTGCCTTTCCTACAATCTCCGGATGGTGGAAGTAGCGAAGCCGATAACAGAACTGTTTCTGGGTGGATTTATTTGGACGGCTACGAAGTATTTCAGATAGCAGCAACAAGAAGCAATTTGTCGGAGCGTTCCCGAAATATCCAACAAAGTTTAAATTTAATCCGCCAAAGTTACTTAAGTTCATCTGAACGAGCAATTGACATTGAAACACAAACACAAAATGGACTACCAGTAATTTATGTTAATGGTCAATACCTGATGACCGTTACAACTGAAGATGCCAGACTGCGAAGAGAAGAGCCAGCTATATCGGCAATTCAAATTACCGAACAATTGAAAAGAGCCTTGCAACGATCTAGCAGGGAGAGAACAACTGACATTTTAATCAGACAAGGTAGAGTTGCTGGTGGCATCGGACTATTAATAGTTGTGATTAGTGGGGGAGTGTATTACTTTCAACGCCGTTCAAAACAAAAGTCAACACACCCCATCCTCCCGATTGCAGATAATGCTCAACAACTGACAACTCAACTAAATCAACAGCAAGATAAAGATATTCAAGAAGTCAAAAAAAGACTGTTTCAAATAACTCAAGCTGGGATTTGGGGAAGTGGCATTGTTTTGATTTTGGGACTATTTCCTTATACACGAGCGTTTCAGGTGGGGATTCTCTCGGCTGCCCAAATTCCTTTAAGACTGGGTATTGTGGTACTAGGAGTTTATGTAGCCATCCGTTTCACCTATGCTCTCATTGACCGCTTTACCTCTACTCTGATTAGCAGTGGTGTTTTATTAAACTCAGAAGCTAATAAACGGATGGAACTGCGAGTTTCGACATTTTCAGGGGTAACTAAAAGCATCACTACTGGTATTTTGTTGGGAGTTGGCATCTTACTATCCCTGGTTGCTTTGGGTATAGATATCGTTCCTTTATTAGCAGGTGCTGGTTTAATTGGTGTGGCATTGTCTCTGGCTTCCCAAAGTTTAATCAAAGATGCCATTAACGGCTTTCTCGTCATTGTTGAAGACCAGTATGCTTTGGGCGATGTGATTGTTGTGGGAGAGGTGGGAGGTTTAGTAGAAAATCTCAATCTACGGATTACTCAATTGCGGGATGCGGAAGGGCGTTTGATTACAATTCCTAATAGTGAAATTAAAGTGGTTGCCAATCTTTCTAGCCGTTGGTCACGGGCTGATTTAACTATTCCAGTTGCTTACCAAAATAACATTGATGATGCTTTGCAGTTGCTTAACCAGGTAGGTTTGGAAATGAATCAAGATCCCTACTGGAAACGCCTGATAATAGCACCACCTGAAGTTCTGGGAATAGATAACTTTGGCGATCGCGGTTTGATGATTCGTGTTTGGATTAAGACATTACCCCTCAAGCAATGGGATGTGGGGCGAGAGTTTCGCCGTCGCTTAAAAGTCACCTTTGATCACGCCGGATTCTCTATTCCTGTACCTCAACAAGGTATTTGGTTGAATGAAGGTCAATCGCTGCACTCGGAAGTTAATGGCAAATCTGAATAG
- a CDS encoding glycosyltransferase → MKILFLDQSGKPGGAELCLIDIAKPYGDRALVGLFADGDFRKLLQQHHIPVEVLATQPIQVRKQSNLLQALASLGQLAPLLAKVVQTAQEYDVIYANTQKALVIGALASFLARRPLVYHLHDILSSEHFSQTNLRIAVTLANVFASLVIANSQATHTAFIAAGGNAKLTEIVYNGFDAQNYQTAESEVKELQRQLGLEGKFVVGHFSRLAPWKGQHILIAALSQCPPEVTVILVGDALFGEEDYVQELHEQVTKLKLENRVKFLGFRADVPQLMAACDLVTHTSTAPEPFGRVIVEAMLCGRPVVAAKAGGAMELVEHGLNGFLVTPGESDELAQVINTCVVEREMTATIANHAQAIATQRFDIVAINNQIAQLLSQRLK, encoded by the coding sequence ATGAAAATCCTGTTTTTAGATCAAAGTGGTAAACCTGGTGGGGCTGAACTTTGTTTAATAGATATTGCTAAACCCTATGGCGATCGCGCCTTGGTAGGATTGTTCGCAGATGGCGATTTTAGAAAGTTACTACAGCAGCATCATATCCCAGTAGAAGTTTTAGCAACTCAACCAATCCAAGTTCGCAAACAAAGCAATTTGCTACAAGCTTTGGCGAGTTTGGGACAACTTGCACCACTATTAGCCAAGGTAGTACAAACAGCGCAGGAATATGATGTCATCTACGCCAACACCCAAAAAGCCTTAGTTATTGGCGCACTGGCTAGTTTTTTAGCCCGTCGTCCTTTGGTTTATCATTTACATGACATTCTTTCTTCAGAACATTTTAGCCAAACTAACCTGCGGATTGCCGTTACTTTAGCAAATGTTTTTGCGTCGTTAGTAATTGCTAATTCTCAAGCTACTCACACAGCATTTATTGCAGCGGGAGGAAATGCCAAACTCACAGAAATTGTTTATAATGGTTTTGACGCGCAAAATTATCAAACTGCTGAATCTGAAGTTAAAGAATTACAGCGACAGTTAGGATTAGAAGGAAAATTTGTAGTTGGACACTTCAGCCGACTTGCACCCTGGAAAGGTCAACATATTTTAATTGCGGCTTTGTCTCAATGTCCGCCAGAAGTGACAGTAATTTTAGTTGGTGATGCCCTTTTTGGCGAAGAAGATTATGTCCAAGAATTGCATGAACAAGTTACAAAGTTGAAGCTAGAAAACCGCGTAAAATTTTTAGGATTTCGGGCAGATGTTCCCCAATTAATGGCAGCGTGTGACTTGGTAACACATACTTCTACAGCCCCAGAACCCTTTGGGAGAGTGATTGTTGAGGCGATGCTATGCGGTAGGCCAGTGGTAGCCGCCAAAGCTGGGGGGGCGATGGAATTAGTGGAACACGGGCTGAATGGTTTTCTGGTGACACCAGGAGAAAGTGACGAATTAGCACAGGTGATTAATACTTGTGTTGTAGAAAGAGAAATGACTGCAACTATCGCTAATCATGCTCAAGCGATCGCTACTCAGCGTTTTGATATAGTAGCGATTAATAACCAAATTGCTCAACTATTGTCCCAGAGGTTAAAATAA
- a CDS encoding glycosyltransferase family 4 protein has translation MEGRKENFNSTSASILTLGIGWFPETPGGLERYIYELTHRLAANQDQIELCGVGLPDNELYLPMKLTNLAEPDQALWQRLGSIRHKFKKTRISKPDAINLHFALYSFPILDLLPKGVPITFNFHGPWASESQQETVSNQLNVFIKRQLIEQSTYNRCDRFIVLSKAFGNILHQQYQIPWAKIHIIPGGVNIDWFQANLSPQAAREKLGWPENRRILFTSRRLVQRVGIDKLLQALAIIKPQVPDIWLAIAGRGHLQATLQQQVQELGLEDNVKFLGFLPETQLPLAYQAAELTVMPSQSFEGFGLAVVESLACGTPVLCTPIGGMPEIISPFSPDLITDSTEAIAIAEKLAQILLGKLSIPSRQACREYAVNNFDWQQITQKVRQVLLN, from the coding sequence GTGGAAGGTAGAAAAGAAAACTTTAATTCAACATCTGCATCTATTCTCACACTAGGAATAGGCTGGTTTCCCGAAACTCCGGGCGGATTAGAAAGGTATATTTATGAACTAACTCATAGATTAGCTGCCAATCAAGACCAAATAGAATTATGTGGCGTTGGTCTGCCAGATAATGAATTATATTTGCCAATGAAGCTGACTAACTTGGCTGAACCAGATCAGGCACTTTGGCAACGACTAGGATCTATTCGTCACAAGTTTAAGAAAACACGAATCAGCAAACCGGATGCAATTAATCTGCATTTTGCATTATATAGCTTTCCCATATTAGACCTTCTACCTAAAGGTGTACCCATAACTTTTAACTTTCATGGCCCTTGGGCATCTGAAAGTCAGCAGGAAACAGTTAGTAATCAACTCAATGTTTTTATCAAGCGACAGTTAATAGAACAAAGCACTTATAATCGTTGCGATCGCTTTATCGTTCTTAGTAAAGCATTCGGGAATATTTTACATCAACAGTATCAAATACCTTGGGCAAAAATTCATATTATCCCTGGAGGAGTCAATATTGATTGGTTTCAAGCCAACTTATCACCCCAAGCAGCACGAGAGAAGTTAGGCTGGCCGGAAAATCGCCGCATCCTATTTACATCACGTCGCTTAGTACAGCGAGTTGGTATTGACAAATTACTACAAGCGCTGGCCATAATTAAGCCGCAAGTTCCTGATATTTGGCTAGCGATCGCAGGTCGTGGTCATCTACAAGCTACACTACAACAGCAGGTTCAAGAATTAGGCTTAGAAGACAACGTGAAATTTTTAGGTTTTCTGCCTGAGACACAATTACCCCTAGCTTACCAAGCTGCGGAATTAACAGTTATGCCCAGCCAATCTTTTGAGGGTTTTGGATTAGCAGTTGTCGAATCTTTAGCTTGTGGAACTCCAGTTTTATGTACCCCTATTGGGGGAATGCCAGAAATTATCTCACCATTTTCACCAGATTTAATTACTGATTCTACCGAAGCCATTGCCATTGCCGAAAAATTAGCACAGATACTTTTGGGCAAGTTATCAATTCCTTCACGTCAAGCCTGTCGCGAATATGCAGTCAATAATTTTGACTGGCAACAAATAACTCAAAAAGTACGTCAGGTTCTTTTAAATTGA
- a CDS encoding PIG-L deacetylase family protein, which produces MKTQLQRLQKIFPHTWLEQLQYIHSSLLCRWILLRGSQTLAFNQKSAMVFSPHQDDETFGCGGMIAHKREQGIPVIVVFLTDGQGSGGSVPNAQNNIVQIRQQEAIEALSILGVEASEIHFLAKLDGSLQDLNNDDKQQTIEQVSELIRCYQPGEVYVPHRKDCHKDHEATYKLVKAAIAQNNLIVDLLEYPIWLFWRSPLFILLKLDDLAAAYCFSITSVQAKKKRAIASYKSQIESLPRGFIKRFLGSYEIFFKVD; this is translated from the coding sequence ATGAAAACTCAATTACAACGCTTACAAAAAATATTTCCTCATACTTGGCTGGAGCAATTACAATATATCCATTCAAGCTTACTGTGCAGATGGATTTTACTTCGTGGAAGTCAGACTTTAGCATTTAATCAAAAATCAGCAATGGTGTTTTCTCCTCATCAAGATGATGAAACCTTTGGCTGTGGCGGAATGATTGCTCATAAGCGTGAACAGGGAATACCAGTTATAGTTGTGTTTCTCACAGATGGACAAGGGTCAGGAGGTTCAGTGCCAAATGCTCAAAACAATATCGTCCAAATTCGTCAACAAGAGGCAATAGAAGCATTAAGTATTTTAGGTGTGGAAGCATCAGAAATTCATTTTTTAGCAAAGCTAGATGGAAGTTTGCAAGATTTAAACAATGATGATAAACAACAGACAATTGAGCAGGTATCTGAACTAATCCGATGTTATCAACCAGGAGAAGTTTATGTACCTCATAGAAAAGATTGCCATAAAGATCATGAAGCTACATATAAATTAGTTAAAGCAGCAATTGCTCAAAATAATTTAATAGTTGACTTGCTAGAATATCCTATCTGGTTATTTTGGCGATCGCCGCTATTTATTTTACTCAAGTTAGATGATCTAGCAGCAGCTTATTGTTTTTCTATTACATCAGTTCAAGCAAAGAAAAAGAGAGCGATCGCTTCATACAAGTCTCAAATCGAAAGCCTACCTCGTGGCTTTATTAAGCGATTTTTAGGGTCTTATGAAATATTTTTTAAAGTTGATTAA
- a CDS encoding glycosyltransferase family 4 protein, with translation MQILHIINHVQNIGNGIVNVAVDLACLQSQYGHNVAVVSDGGEYEPLLASHHVKHWQLNQSRKPLNLLKAAWRYHHIVQEFQPDIVHAHMMRGVILAAIYKVGSKYSLVSTVHNEFQRSAVFMGLADRVIAVSHAVANSMAKRGIPQQKLRIVSNGTLNSPRHLNIQDYQPLPLQRPAISTVAGMYSRKGIADLIAAFSKIAATFSDAHLYLVGDGPDKSMFEAMVQNNDYCDRIHFEGFQPEPQRYMLATDIFVLASHCESFGLVLTEAREAGCAIIASDVDGIPETLDNRQAGILVPPQDSQTLATALTQLLKDPLQLYRWKCRAQENLQRFSAARVNEETLAVYHELAKNYNVATVVENKEVLAGK, from the coding sequence ATGCAAATATTACATATTATCAATCACGTGCAGAACATTGGTAATGGAATAGTGAATGTAGCCGTAGACCTAGCTTGTTTACAAAGTCAATATGGTCATAATGTGGCTGTAGTCTCAGATGGAGGAGAATATGAACCATTATTAGCATCTCATCATGTCAAACACTGGCAATTAAATCAGTCCAGAAAACCTCTAAATCTTCTCAAAGCTGCTTGGCGTTATCACCATATTGTGCAAGAATTTCAACCAGATATTGTCCATGCACATATGATGCGAGGAGTTATACTAGCGGCGATTTACAAAGTCGGCTCTAAGTACAGTTTAGTTTCTACAGTACATAATGAGTTTCAGCGTAGTGCAGTATTCATGGGATTAGCAGATCGAGTCATTGCAGTTAGTCATGCAGTCGCTAACTCAATGGCGAAGCGTGGAATACCACAGCAAAAGCTGCGAATAGTCTCCAACGGGACATTAAACAGTCCCCGACATCTCAACATTCAAGATTACCAACCACTACCCCTACAGCGTCCAGCAATTAGCACTGTAGCCGGGATGTATTCCCGCAAAGGAATTGCTGATTTAATTGCAGCTTTTAGCAAAATTGCTGCCACATTTTCCGACGCACATCTATATTTAGTAGGAGATGGCCCTGATAAGTCGATGTTTGAGGCTATGGTGCAAAATAATGATTATTGCGATCGCATTCATTTTGAAGGATTCCAGCCAGAACCGCAACGCTATATGTTAGCAACCGATATTTTTGTTCTGGCTTCACACTGCGAATCCTTTGGTTTAGTGCTAACAGAGGCGCGGGAAGCAGGTTGTGCAATTATCGCCAGCGATGTAGATGGGATTCCCGAAACTTTAGATAATCGTCAAGCTGGTATTTTAGTTCCACCTCAAGATAGTCAAACCTTAGCCACAGCTTTGACACAATTGCTGAAAGATCCCCTACAGCTATACAGGTGGAAATGTCGCGCCCAAGAAAATTTACAACGTTTTAGCGCCGCACGGGTGAATGAGGAAACTTTGGCTGTGTATCACGAGTTAGCTAAGAACTACAATGTCGCCACAGTAGTCGAAAACAAAGAAGTTTTAGCGGGTAAATAA
- a CDS encoding ABC transporter ATP-binding protein yields MVKELAIRTCGLTKQFERHVAVNDVDLEIPGGEVYGLIGPNGAGKTSLIRMLAAAEEPTMGEIYINGDRLRLDKSNSHLKRHLGYLPDDYPLYEDLTVWDYLDYFARLYRLREPRRTQRLHQVLELIQLENKRHSLISTLSRGMKQRLSLARTIIHEPILLLLDEPVSGLDPIARMQFRQIIKSLQEAGMTILISSHVLSDLAELCTSVGIMELGFLVESTSLQELYKRLSRQQMILSTLGSLKSLESELKNCPFVNEWEQIPDKNSLRVNFSGTQEDAADLLRSLIVSGIPITDFHCTQEDLESIFLKLGHKQAS; encoded by the coding sequence ATGGTCAAAGAGTTAGCGATTCGTACCTGTGGATTAACTAAGCAATTTGAACGACACGTTGCTGTCAATGATGTTGATTTAGAAATCCCAGGGGGTGAAGTGTATGGATTAATTGGTCCGAATGGTGCTGGTAAAACAAGTCTGATCCGGATGTTGGCTGCTGCGGAAGAACCAACTATGGGGGAGATTTATATTAACGGCGATCGCTTGCGCCTTGACAAGAGTAATTCTCACCTCAAACGTCACCTGGGCTACTTACCTGATGACTATCCCCTATATGAAGATTTGACCGTCTGGGATTACTTAGATTATTTTGCCAGACTGTATCGTTTGCGGGAACCACGGCGCACTCAACGTTTACATCAAGTTTTAGAACTTATCCAACTGGAAAATAAACGTCATAGTCTCATTTCTACCCTATCAAGGGGGATGAAACAGCGTTTGAGTTTAGCGCGGACGATTATTCATGAACCCATTTTACTACTTTTAGATGAGCCTGTTTCTGGGCTTGATCCCATTGCGAGGATGCAGTTTCGGCAAATTATCAAATCCTTGCAAGAAGCGGGGATGACAATTTTAATCTCTTCCCATGTTCTCAGTGATTTAGCCGAATTGTGTACTTCTGTCGGAATTATGGAGTTGGGTTTTTTAGTAGAAAGTACTTCACTGCAAGAACTTTACAAACGACTGTCTCGACAACAAATGATTTTATCAACTCTGGGGAGTTTAAAATCTCTGGAAAGTGAATTAAAAAATTGTCCCTTTGTGAACGAATGGGAGCAAATACCGGATAAAAACAGCTTGCGAGTTAATTTTTCAGGTACACAAGAAGATGCTGCTGATTTATTGCGATCGCTCATTGTTTCCGGTATTCCCATCACTGATTTTCACTGCACTCAAGAAGACTTAGAAAGTATTTTCTTAAAGCTGGGACACAAACAAGCCTCTTAA
- a CDS encoding DUF4922 domain-containing protein translates to MSPKKEISKHQILLKPGTLWKSIKKQTKYALQCGALLSIPTDFEFVEQNGIKFLVRILSNLTRKDTAKQQDKKTNPFLPYEQDLFVADISQSHVCILNKYNVVDYHLLIVTRAFEEQEELLTLKDFAAMWACLAEFEGLAFYNGGKIAGASQPHKHLQIVPLPLTPSGVQIPMEPLLKSAQFTDAVTTIPELPFIHALAKLDPSWSNSPLEAAEATLELYQSLLSAVGLEAIEDNKQSGAYNLLATREWMLIVPRSQEDFVSISVNSLGFVGALLVRNEQQMQVIKDQGPMTILKNVAFPVL, encoded by the coding sequence ATGTCCCCAAAAAAAGAAATCTCAAAACATCAAATATTACTGAAACCTGGCACTTTGTGGAAAAGTATCAAAAAGCAGACTAAATATGCCTTGCAATGTGGTGCGCTGTTGTCAATACCGACAGATTTTGAATTTGTCGAGCAAAATGGCATCAAATTTTTAGTCAGAATTTTATCCAATCTTACCCGTAAAGACACAGCCAAGCAGCAAGATAAAAAAACTAATCCCTTTCTTCCCTATGAGCAAGATTTATTCGTTGCGGATATTTCCCAAAGTCATGTTTGTATATTAAATAAATATAACGTTGTTGACTATCACCTGCTGATTGTGACTCGCGCCTTTGAAGAACAGGAAGAATTACTCACCTTGAAAGATTTTGCCGCTATGTGGGCTTGTCTAGCTGAGTTTGAGGGGTTGGCGTTCTACAATGGCGGTAAAATTGCTGGAGCAAGTCAGCCACATAAACATCTGCAAATAGTCCCTTTACCACTAACGCCGTCAGGGGTGCAAATACCGATGGAACCGCTACTGAAATCAGCACAATTTACAGATGCGGTGACGACTATACCGGAATTGCCTTTTATCCATGCTTTAGCAAAATTAGACCCCAGTTGGAGTAATTCACCGTTAGAAGCCGCTGAAGCGACACTGGAGCTATATCAGAGCTTATTAAGCGCTGTGGGTTTAGAGGCAATAGAGGACAATAAACAATCTGGGGCTTACAATCTTTTAGCTACACGAGAATGGATGTTAATTGTACCGCGATCGCAGGAGGATTTTGTCTCGATATCTGTCAACTCCTTGGGATTTGTGGGTGCTTTGCTGGTGCGAAACGAGCAACAAATGCAGGTGATCAAAGATCAGGGGCCAATGACTATCTTGAAAAATGTCGCTTTCCCTGTCCTATAG